The nucleotide sequence GCGCGACCAGGACGCCGCGGGGGGCGAGCTGGTCGATAATGGCCTGCGGGATATGGTCTGCAGAGGCGGAAAAGAGGATACGGTCGAAGGGGGCATAGGCGGGCCAGCCCAGCTGGCCGTCATCGGTACGGGTATGGATGTTCGTAATCCCCTCGTCCCGAAAACGCTTTTTCGCCTCGCGCATCAGCGAGTCGATCCGCTCGATCGTAAAGACGCCGCGGAAACGGTGTGAAAGCACCGCGGCCTGGTAGCCGCTGCCGCAGCCAATTTCCAGGACACGGTCGGCGCCGTCGCACTGCAGGTATTCGGTCATCTTCGCCACGGTCAGAGGGGAGCTGATCCACTGCGCCGCCCCGATCGGCAGTGCATCGAGCTTGAAAGCGTGCTGTTTGAAGCCGTTGGGGACGTAGACCTCGCGGTTCGTCGATGCGATGGCGTCAAACACCCCGTCACTGATTTCGATCCTTGCGCGGATCGCTTCGGCGAGTTTTTTATTGCGCATGGCGGCAATGGCATTCATCATCGTATTCCCGTATCAAGATAGCGGCGCATCTTTTTCACCTCGGCAGGCTCATAGGGCTGTACCAGGAGGGCATCGCCGCCGTTGCGCGCGCATTCGCCGAAAGGGGTGATGATGCCGCTCTGGCCCGTCGTGTCGTCGTTGGAAGTGTCGCTTTGCAGCACGTAGCACTCGTTAGCGACGGCCAGCGCCCGGCCGAGGATGTCGTAGTGCGCGGCGCGCAGCCGCCCCCACTGGGCCGGTACGCAGATGATCTCCGCGCCGCGCAGCTGCTCCCAGAGCGCCGTGAAGCGCAGTTCGAAGCAGATCAGTATGCCGATGCGGATGCCGTCCACCTCGAAAGGCACGATTGCCTCCGAAGGGCCGGCAGCGAACCACTGCTCCTCCTCGCCGATGGTAAAGAGTTTCGCTTTCGCCTGCTCATGCAGCAGCGCGCCGCCGTGGTAGACCCGGGCGACGTTGAAAACACCCTCTTCCCGCCGCACGATCATCGTAATGATCAGCGTCCGGCTCCGGCTCTTTTCGCGCAGCTTTTCATCCGCGACGATCGCGAAGTCGGCGGCCCTGTCGAAGGTATCGTAATCGAAATTGGTCAGACAGACCTCCGGAGCCAGTACGATGGCGTTCTCGGGCGTGTCGTCGATCAGGGAGAGTAGCGTGGCAAGGTTTTCATCGTAGGGGCGTCCCTGCGTCCCGAAAGTCAGGGTGCAGAGGGGACGCGGCTTAGAAGTCGTCAAAGCTGAGGCTGCCTTTGGAGTAGTTGGTGACGTTGCCTTCGAAGAAGTTCGTTTTCTGGTCGTTGAACTTGGAGAAGTCGTCGACCCACTTGATAGGGTGCGTAACGTTGTAGAGCT is from Sulfurimonas sp. HSL-1656 and encodes:
- a CDS encoding protein-L-isoaspartate(D-aspartate) O-methyltransferase, which codes for MMNAIAAMRNKKLAEAIRARIEISDGVFDAIASTNREVYVPNGFKQHAFKLDALPIGAAQWISSPLTVAKMTEYLQCDGADRVLEIGCGSGYQAAVLSHRFRGVFTIERIDSLMREAKKRFRDEGITNIHTRTDDGQLGWPAYAPFDRILFSASADHIPQAIIDQLAPRGVLVAPMERDGGQVIVRYVKIGDQLIEEELEVCSFVPVLDGVQK
- a CDS encoding carbon-nitrogen hydrolase family protein; protein product: MTTSKPRPLCTLTFGTQGRPYDENLATLLSLIDDTPENAIVLAPEVCLTNFDYDTFDRAADFAIVADEKLREKSRSRTLIITMIVRREEGVFNVARVYHGGALLHEQAKAKLFTIGEEEQWFAAGPSEAIVPFEVDGIRIGILICFELRFTALWEQLRGAEIICVPAQWGRLRAAHYDILGRALAVANECYVLQSDTSNDDTTGQSGIITPFGECARNGGDALLVQPYEPAEVKKMRRYLDTGIR